The DNA window CTCATAAGCCTTCAATTCACACCAGCGAAAGCTGCCACCCCATGCTTAGTCTTTGCAAGGAATCATCCTGCAATCAAAGAAAATATCAATTACCATAAGGACAGTCAAAATGAAGCCCAGTTATATACTCTATATATGCTGAAGCCAAACACATTGCCTTTGCACCATAAGATTCATAGACCTTGTCAGCTATTGGTTTTCTCTCAATCCAACAATAATAACCTGAAGCACACTCATTCTACTCTCTTTCAATTCGTCCCTACATTTTACCTATAACCAACTATAACAAACACACAGATCTCTAACAAGAAAAACCAATAGCAAACTCTCATTATTAAACATAAAGCCAAATTGATTAGGAAACTACTTTGGAGGAAGATTGGCAGTAAGTTGCTCAAGTCAAGACTAGGAAACGGATCTCTAGATTCAATTTTGTAACACATGCAAGTTTACCAAGTCTACCACTCATTTCACTACACAAAGACACCCTGAAAATATTGCATTCGATCATTTCACAAGAAAATAGATTGATAATCTGAACATCCATCAGTATTGCAAATGATAAGCTAGAATTGGCAGAGATTTACAGGTCCACGATAGAAAGTAAAGCAATCCAGTATAATAGAACCAGAAAGCCTTACATAGAAAAGAacatatatgatattaaaatcaataaaaacctgGGAGGAGTTTGTCCCAGCGAAGAGTCCTCTTCATCACCAGTCGAGTACAAATTAGTAAAATTTGACTCGAACTTTTCATCATCCACATCGACTCGTGGTTGCACCTccaattcatccatcaattcatcatcggTCTCCTTATGCTTCCCAGCCAACTTTCTCCGCAAAATGGCCTCAAGAACTGAAGGGAGTGCCTCTTCATACCCTTCAAAGTACTTCTTGATTCGGGTTTTCAGCTCTGGCACCAAAGAACTAACAAAGTTTAACAACAtaacaaaaaaacaaattaaagacTTGTTCAAAGTCGGGCAAGGTTTAGGGATTCTGATTTGGGGAAAAGGGGAAACGGGAAATGGGGAAATGGTTGTTAAAGACTTGTTCAGAGAGGGAGCTGGAAAGAGTCGAGTTTTCAGCGTTGGTTGAAAAAGactgggagggtaaaacagggcatAGAAATTGGGAAGACGTCCGTAATAGCTAATCGTCGTTTTGGGAAGGGAATACAAAAGCAGAGATTTTGGGGAATAGGCCGGTAATGTAATACGCCTGTAATAGgcatacagcgaaccaaacgccggattagGTGAGGCGCGCGGAATAGATGGGTAATCGCATacccattacagcgaaccaaacacgctgttggtttttaaaaaatttaaaaagttataactttttaaaaaattttaagaagtataaaaattataaatatatattttgaaataaattgacaagaaatgtaaaattaaataaggagttaaaataaaattttattttaaaaggtaGAAGTTAAAATaagttattatataaaatatttcacCCAAAAAAACGAAATTTAAGAGGATTACATCCATTAAGGGGAGAAAACCCCTAAAAACAATTATTTGACTTATCCAATCTAACACACAATTAAGCCGCATATGCAAAAAAAAATGGAATGCACGTCTAAATAAAATTTCCCTTTTCCATCtttcaattaatttgatttttgcAATATCCAATCTGTTGAAATTTTTGATTGAAttacagaaaaattaaaatattgagaTCATTTGCTCTAAAATATAAGCTTATTTGCGATcataatataacaatataaaaCGCCTCCCAATCACGACcttcataaataataaataaatattcaacTACAACCAAGACATAGAATGCATGTCCTATAATCAAACCAAAGAAGCTACAAACTTTTTGCAAAATTTTCCTAAATATTCAAACCCCATTCTTTATTTTCTCGGATTCAATATTTTCCTGCCAAATTTGTATCTGGGTTCTATCTTGTTGGATAAGGAAGCTGAAACAAAATCCAGCAATGGGACGGTCAAGATTCCTGGTCCATCCTTAGCATGGTGACATGGATACAGAAAAAGAAAGTGGGTTAGTGTTTCTTTTGGAAAGATATGATGCTTAGGAGGGAACGGTTTCAAATGGTCCTCAAACTGCTACATAGCTTCAATGGTTTCGAATTCAAATCTGTATTATACCCTTTAAAGGTAAACctatttgaaaaacaaaaaagaatgtTTAACAAATACCGTTGCTCACAAACGTTACTTTATTTGCATATTTTTTCAGTGAGTTGTGCTTAGAATCTGATAGCAACAACGACCTGTGACTGTAAACAAAAcatctttttgcttttttttactttgatggccactctttttcttttcttttcagtttAGCCGAATTTTTGCTGCCTACATATTTGAACCAAGGCTTAAAAGTCCCATCATTtctgtttgttttgttttttcattATGATTTAAAAATCTTCATTTTCTTGAGCCCCAGTAACCAGATTTTGATGGCTATTTGCAGAGTTGAGAGTTGTAATTTGGGTAAAATGGAGAATTTATCCAACTCTGATGAAAATTATGATCTGGGTTATCAACCTTCACCTTCTTTTGTTGATCAAAATGATCAGTCAATTCCAGAAACTCCTGGTTACTCAACGTTGAGTGGTGAATCATTCGTGTATGGCCGAACTTGCTCTGAAACCTCAGCATTTTCAGACCCTATCGACGATCATAGCTGTTGTAGTGAAGCTTCACCTTCTCACTGGCCACCAAAAAGATCCATGGCTCAGAATCAAGCTGTTCTTAGCAGGCTCGGAACAAAGCAACGCGGAAGCAATGAAGATGAAAAGCAGCTTGATTATCTAGAATCATTGGAATTAGGTCAAATATCTGGAAGAATTATATATACCTTTTATTCTAAACCatgctattttattttcttttttcctttttttgaatgctaatttgtataaaattatgtTTGACAGAACTTGAAATGATGAAGGAAAGATTTGCAAAGCTTTTACTGGGAGAAGACATGTCAGGGAGTGGCAAAGGGGTCTGTACAGCAGTTACTATCTCAAATGCCATAACCAATCTCTATGGTAAAATAACATGTTTCAGACAAACCTATGACTTTGTGTTTCTTTTTACTTGTTTTTggattttctattaaatttgcTTACTTATGTTAATTTCTGCAGCTACCGTATTCGGACAAAATTTGAGGTTGGAACCTTTGAACCCTGAAAAGAAGGCACTTTGGAAAAGAGAAATGGACTGTCTTTTATCTGTTTGTGATTACATTGTTGAATTTACTTCCAAGTCACAGAATTTAAGCAATGGAACAGCTCTTGAAGTAAGATTTCATAATTCATACCAGAATTTTGTCTAAATTGGGGTTGGTTTGTCATCTTTGTCTGCTTTAAcatgatcaatttttttttttttggacatCTTTAGGTAATGAAAAGCAGACCAAGATCAGATATTTATGTCAATCTTCCTGCACTGAGAAAGTTGGATGCAATGCTCATTGTAAGAAggaaaaatcataatatttttgTCATTACAAAAAGGCTCATCTCATAGCTCATAAGACATCCTTTGACAGGAAATATTGGACAGTTTCGAGGAAAGAGAATTCTGGTATGCAGAAGATGGGAGTGTGTCATCAAATTCAAGCCGAACAGGCTCGTTCCGAAGGGTTGTTAAAAGAAATGATGAGAAATGGTGGGTACCAGTGCCATGCGTTCCTCCATGTGGGCTATCTGAGAAAGCAAGGAAGCACTTGCGGCACAAACGAGACTGTGCTAATCAAATTCATAAGGCAGCTATGGCTATCAATAGTGGTGTTCTAGCAGAGATGGAAATTCCTGACTCCTATGTCGCGTCTCTTCCCAAGGTTAGTCCTTCTGTTCGTCAATTTCCTCATCAAACTTAGATTGTTCTCAACTTGAAGCATGTTCCAATTCTAACTTTTTGTTTAGAACAAGCATTTGAAACGTTGTAAATAACTGAAGCCAATtcaattgaataaaagagaattTTCATGATAAGAAAGTGCTCAAAACATTCACGGTTGCACAATGATCCCGGATTTAGCTTAATTAGTTCATGAAATCACTTATTCAAATTCAGATTCTAGCATTTAGAATCCTACCCCAAATTGAGATATCTctgtgaaaaagaaaatgaaaaatatggttgCTTAAATAGTACGGTGGGGATCTGCTGTGCTGATAGTAGTAAAGTTAGGAGAAATTACTTATTTGTATGAGGGAAGTTGTACAGAGCGGAAGGGCCAGTATAGGAGAGTCGATCTACAGGTTCATGTTGGGGACAGAAAAGTTCTGCCCGGATTATCTGCTGGATTGTCTAAGTATAGCATCGGAACATGAAGCACTAGAGCTTGCAGACAGCGTGGAAGCCTCAATGTATACATGGAGACGTAAAGCATGCATAAAGCATTCAAAACCATCATGGGGCATGGTAAAAGAGCTGATGTCTGATGTTGATCTTAGTGACAAAAATCACATATTGGCTGAAAGGGCCGAGAGCTTGTTGTTTGCCTTGAAGCAAAGGTACCCCGAACTTTCACAGACGTCCTTGGATACATGCAAGATTCAACACAATCGGGTAAGTCATCTTATCGGTCAAAAGAcatgtaaatttaaaa is part of the Gossypium hirsutum isolate 1008001.06 chromosome D11, Gossypium_hirsutum_v2.1, whole genome shotgun sequence genome and encodes:
- the LOC107911521 gene encoding rop guanine nucleotide exchange factor 3 isoform X1; protein product: MAICRVESCNLGKMENLSNSDENYDLGYQPSPSFVDQNDQSIPETPGYSTLSGESFVYGRTCSETSAFSDPIDDHSCCSEASPSHWPPKRSMAQNQAVLSRLGTKQRGSNEDEKQLDYLESLELELEMMKERFAKLLLGEDMSGSGKGVCTAVTISNAITNLYATVFGQNLRLEPLNPEKKALWKREMDCLLSVCDYIVEFTSKSQNLSNGTALEVMKSRPRSDIYVNLPALRKLDAMLIEILDSFEEREFWYAEDGSVSSNSSRTGSFRRVVKRNDEKWWVPVPCVPPCGLSEKARKHLRHKRDCANQIHKAAMAINSGVLAEMEIPDSYVASLPKSGRASIGESIYRFMLGTEKFCPDYLLDCLSIASEHEALELADSVEASMYTWRRKACIKHSKPSWGMVKELMSDVDLSDKNHILAERAESLLFALKQRYPELSQTSLDTCKIQHNRDVGQAILESYSRVLEGLAFNIVAWIEDVFFVDRAVTSQE
- the LOC107911521 gene encoding rop guanine nucleotide exchange factor 3 isoform X2, whose translation is MENLSNSDENYDLGYQPSPSFVDQNDQSIPETPGYSTLSGESFVYGRTCSETSAFSDPIDDHSCCSEASPSHWPPKRSMAQNQAVLSRLGTKQRGSNEDEKQLDYLESLELELEMMKERFAKLLLGEDMSGSGKGVCTAVTISNAITNLYATVFGQNLRLEPLNPEKKALWKREMDCLLSVCDYIVEFTSKSQNLSNGTALEVMKSRPRSDIYVNLPALRKLDAMLIEILDSFEEREFWYAEDGSVSSNSSRTGSFRRVVKRNDEKWWVPVPCVPPCGLSEKARKHLRHKRDCANQIHKAAMAINSGVLAEMEIPDSYVASLPKSGRASIGESIYRFMLGTEKFCPDYLLDCLSIASEHEALELADSVEASMYTWRRKACIKHSKPSWGMVKELMSDVDLSDKNHILAERAESLLFALKQRYPELSQTSLDTCKIQHNRDVGQAILESYSRVLEGLAFNIVAWIEDVFFVDRAVTSQE